From Anastrepha obliqua isolate idAnaObli1 chromosome 3, idAnaObli1_1.0, whole genome shotgun sequence:
tgagcatttaaaaaaaaaaattcttatattattaaaaaaaatcgattttgagccgaaaaacaaaattgccgataaagcttaaaaaaattttttcgggcgaacaaaaaaatacgtgtctcattattttgaccagagagcaacatatttcagttacatcgaaatcgaagcacatgacccgaatagcccggttgaattgaaatggaaagcatctgtatGAAAATCAAGGGTGCAGATTAATAGGAATAGACTTGCAGCAGGCTAATCaactaccctgtcagaaatcaaaatggtctaacgaaaccaacgcaagactgagtcttgtcgaggccctatgctcccgagaggagtgaacaagcaaaaaaaaaacttgcggCGAAGCACAGAAACTAGCAGTCCTATGATCGATCATGTCTTAGTTCAATTAATCAGAAAAGGGGTTCCACTCAAAAGACAAAAAAGATTCACATTCAGGTATTGAAACCTTTGGACGAAAATGATAAACTAATGGAACTAATCGAAAAGATAGAACAACAAAACTAGGCGATGAACTAGCCATAAGATCGTGACCATTTGACTGCTAATTTTGACAAGGAGAGAGCAGCTGAAGAAAATCACCCTAGAAGACATGCTTGAGGATTATCTAAACTATTCCAGCCCTTTTGGCTCACAAACATGGGCCCGCTTACGTTGCCACGGCAGTTATGTCGGCGTTACCGAAATGACACGGGTTACTACCCGGCTAAGAACTGtcgcttcagcagcattcctcgtgcatgtatggagaatgtttattctgccgcagcaacaaaaacatggACCCTTTGACTTGCCGGTGTTATTGTTCTAGTCAACATTTATCCGCCAAGCTCGCTGTGAAATCATGATCACTATTTAGCTCTTCTAAGGTACACAGGTACACGATCAGAGGTACACAGTATATTCCGGTATGCTCTTGCAGATGTTGACTAATCTTTGATAAGGCTTGCTTTGGAGACAAACAgcaacattgtttttatttgagcGGTTACATTTCATTTCCAAAATGAGAGTTGTTTACATCTGCGGACACCAAAGGAGACTAATGTGAAAACCAAAGTGGCCAAAGCGTAAGCGAGTCATTTGTCAGTTTCAAATTGGCCAATCCAGATGCTAAttaatctattttatttaaagatgTGCTTCAGCCGGAATACCTTCAAACTAATTAAAACATTAGCCGAAACCAAGGTACTAAACTACATTTATTGTGCCGAAGTTCggactcaaaaatatattccCTCATGTAATCCAGCCGACACATGACTTCTGCGGaagctgtctagatgaggaataggaagagacgatctcgcaccgcttgtgccattgtcctgctccaTCCATCCATACGTAGATTTACCATTGCTAgggagacaattttttaatgaatgggAGATCAGGGATCtactaacatttttgaaaagtatacAGTGGTTTTAGAATAGAAAAGGACAAGTTCCCCACGCAGCATCACAATGAAATACgaagggtgccttttatatttcgggattagagaacaaaaacaaattttaatcatcgaaaatcactttattgtttttcaaaatattctccatgaagatctatacacttttgcatgcgtttgaaccaattgtcgaagcacttttgccactctgaatgaggtacctccaaaacatgcattctgaatgccgcaatcgcttcttcaggtgtcgaaaaacattgacctctcagtttgttttttacgtacgggaataaaaagaagtcatttggtgccaagtcaggactatacggcggatgacccattaattcgatgttttgggtgctcaaaaatgcagttgtttgagccgatgtgtgagagctcctattgtcctggtgaagagtgatccgtctttggcgattggttttcctaacaACAActagcaaacaaatggttgtgtaccgctcagaatttactgttctgcgttgttctagtggtacggttgcgacatgtccagtttttccgaaaaaacaggcgtcCCTTTGCtaggaagtgcttcgtgcgcgaacaacttttgttggatttggctcatcttgaaacacgcatacagtcgactgctgtttactttcgggctcatacgcgtaaatccatgattcatcacctgtcacgatgtcatagacgtgtttcgaagccccgcgatcgtattttttgagcatttccttcgaccaatcgacacgagcctttttttgagcgattgacaaattgtgtgggatccaacgcgaacaaatttttttgacagtcaaatgtttatgcaatattgaatgtatgctggtcccactaatgcctaagattgtctcaatctcacgataggtcacatgacgatcttgcaatatcagttcgcgcacagcatcaatggttttcggaacgcaaactgattttggacgacctgcacgaaattcgtcttggagtgaactacgaccacgattgaattcaccataccatcgataaacactggtccttgatggagcttcatcgccaaaaatgaTGCTGagttgcaatgttgctgagttaatccatgtcgaaagttgtaaaaaataatcgcacgaaaatgttcacgatttaattccatttttggaccgagatgaatcttttaagttactgtaaacaacacaaatagcgctggtatttcaaaacgttctgagtacgtaaaagccaaaaaatgtcaaactttgcgatacagctgtcagttgccagattgcaccACCAAGTTTGAtaaatcctgccaaataaaaagCACCCCTCGTATGAGTCTGAGTGTGTGCCAGTAGTGGACAactgcttcaacctaacctaacctaattcaGTCTTCCGTTCAAAAGTCTACAGCCTGCCCCTCTAAGGCTTCATTCACTCCATCAGCATGACTATGATCCAATTACTCAAACTTCGGTCACGGTTACTTAACGAAAACTTCAACTTATCGAGCTCGAGAACCGTAGCTTAAAACCGTACTGAAAACCTCTCATACTCACCCATAGTCAATGTCGATCAACACCACAGATACGAAAGTTGCAATCCATGTGAGAAGTTCCAATTTACCCTGTTTGGAGTATTTCTTCAGCTCTTTCGCCTGCATGAACATCGGCTTCAAGGCGACAATAATCACACCAGCCAGCACGCACTAGAAACATCCATTAAATGAGTTATTAACAGTATTTATACACTACTAATATGACATTACTCACCCTCGGTAGTGTGCTGAAGAACGGACCCAACCATAGCAACGTCATTATGATGAGTATCGCCGATACGAGTGACGCCAGCTGGGTCACACCACCCGTCTGCTCTTGTATCACAGAACGCGAGAGTGAACATGCCAATGGATAGCAGGAGAAACAACTGGATATACAATTTGCCATACCCAAAGCGAAAAGCTCTTGATTGGCACGCACCTCATACGAATGTTTCTTAGCGAATGTTATCCCCATAGACATGACCACAGAAAAGCTCACAATTGCAATCGCTATTGAGTCTACCGCCACCATGGGTATTAGATCCATTCGCGGCAGTTCGGGCATTGGTAAGCCCTTTGGAATATCACCGACTAATGTCACAGCATAGTTGCCATGCACATCGAGCAGACGTGAGACCAAAGTGCCACCAATGACTGAAATCAACTCGCCCGGAAAGGGTAGACGACAGCGTTTACGTAGACAAGGTTTAAGGAACTCATTACAGATCGTCATAAAGATAATGATACAAAAGCAAATGGCCAGTGCTATGATATTTGTTTTTGGTATGGATTTGAAGAGGTCAATGACGGTGTAGACGACCTTAAAGGCACCCTTATAACGTGGTACTTGAACACCGAGTACATCCTTCAGTTGGCTGACGATGACATGTACGGCAGCGCCGGTGGTGAAGCCATTAACCAGAGGGTCGCTAAGGAGAGCTGCTAATGTGCCCAGGCGGAAGAAACCCATGATAAGCTGTgtgggagaaaaaataaaaatgcatacattAAGAAGGCGTGGAGTTATGTGGAACTTAGAGAAGttcaaataagaatttttacatttcaaatttgtttcttttttaagaatttactaTATGAGTACACCATAAATTTATCGTTACCAAAtacaattacaaaattttgcttACGTTCCACAAATGACTTCTGCCTTAATTCAACAGTTCTATGGATGTCAATGTGCCAAGTTAGACGTAAGTAAGTGATTGAATctggtttatttatttcatgctATTTCACATTTgagtttcaaaataattcaattttaataattatttcataactTTCGCAAGCTTTACGAGTTATAAAAGCCATAAGTGCATGTTTCCTTTCAGAAAGTAAAGGTGTAGTATCGTTGGAAGATCTAACTGGATTCCCCAAAAGGTCGGGAAAGTTAGTTACAccttttttttgatgtttggccgagctcctcctcctacttgtgctGTGGGTCTTaatattattccacaaatggacctacgattttaagccgactccgaacggcaaatggtttttcttGGTGTTTcacgcacggagattcgaacctgggtagtaacgcaccaacatatccgactacggcggccgccattattaatgcttaacaaaattaaaaacgggcggccgccgtagccgaatgggttgagaacgtagattcgagtTTAGGTGAAACCTCAAAAtgaaggcaatggcaagcctccgagtgtatttctgccatgggaaaagctcctcataaaacatatctgccgttcggagtcggcttgaaattgtaggtgcctccatttgtggagcaacttcaagacgcatgccacaaataggaggggaaactcggccaaacacccaaaaagggtgtacgcgccaattataaatatttatatatatacattaattACGTTCCACTTACGTTCCACAAGTTTTCTTTACTCCCCCAACTTTCTTACGAATTTAATTACAGttcatatgcatacacatacgagAATTTTATGTGGAACGTAAGTTTTTCTCTTGAAAAACATCTCATCATGTTTTACACAATTCCAAATTATCTCTAACAGGTTTTTCTACATAAAATTATTAtcctatttttcaaaaaaaattttaaatacataagCAGCAACACAAGTTCCACTATTAATTACACTTTATACTTACATGCAAAAGTCCCGTACAAAACGCTAAAGCTGTTGCCACCTCTATCGGCGTTATTATCTCTGCTACCCTCACAGTTTCCGCCAATTCCGCCGCCGTATCGTTTAGGCCCACTATCTGTGGCGCTAATTTTCCATGATCCTCCGTTGCGTATGTTTGCACCACTTTCAAGGTCATCATAGATATCACAGCAAAAGTTCCAATCGATATGTGCCTAGATGTACCCAACACCATATACACTAATACCGGGAATATGGCGAGTGCAAGCCCACAGCCAGGTGTCACACCAGCAAGTATACCATAGGCCATGCCATGTGGTATATTCATAATGGCCACAGTAATGCCTGCTACAATATCACCCATTGTATCACGTCGCAGCGAGTAGCGCGGCAACCATTGCACAATCGGAACAATGCCGGCGAACAGGGAGAGGAAGGACCAATTACTCCATGAGCGACGCATGCCCGATGGAATGCTTTTGTCGCGTGCCCCATAGCCGGTCTGTTTGATGACCAACTCGTGTGATAACACATCGCGATGCACGTCATATTTAGGTTGTATCTTCGGCTTCTCCGTAAGGTATGCTTGTGTGAGAGGTTTAGTTCTGATGAGAgaaaaaaagagataaaaatgGTTGCTcgtaaaataaaaactcaaatatatattgtatatttaatttaacttactCATTATCAACATTCTGTTGtgccatttttttcaattcgcaCGCATCCACAACCACATCGGTATACCGATGATATTGCAGCCGTTGTTTATACTGATTGTGACGAAAGCTGGCGCGTGGTGTAATTGATGGTGGTATTGGTCGCAGACGCTTCGATCGTTGTTTCGGCCTAGTACCGGTTGGTTTCGCAGCTTGAATTACAGTTGATAGTTCAAGTGTTTCGCCGAGTGGTGATCGTGTAACGTTGAATCTACCAGAGATCAATGACGTTGCTGACGAAGTACCTGCTCCGCCGCTGAAGCCAGCAAAAACGTTCCGCTCTGCACTGCCTCTATCAACTTTAAATGCTGATGATCTGGCTGTGTTGCCGTGTGGATCACGTCTGCGTTTGAAGTGCTCGATTGCAAATTTGCGAACGTTTTTTAAATTGATCGGTTTCTAGAGTGGTTGATAAgaagaaacgaaaataaaataagagcaGATTAGAATGAAGTTGTGCTTATGTGTTGCTTCTGGCGGAGGAAGATTATTGACTTTATGTTATGTAcgcacataaaatataaaatgtgtcGGCAGAGAGCAAATTAATCAGATCGTTGATAACACGAGTATTTATGTGATTACGActgtattcaaatattttgattaattgGCAGGTGAAGAGATTGCAATAAATGACAGCATTTTATCTGTatatttatgtagatatgtatatattttatatacacctatatatattaggccgggtcgatttgcggggaggcaaaaaaatcgcccattgctctgtgaaaatcatattctagggatcaaaataagaaactttgccgaaggacccatacctctaaaacgaattctgatgtcccccaacttgggtcgaacttttagtgtcttttgtggggaggcaaaaaaatcgcccattgctctttgaaaatcatattctagggatcaaactaagaaactttgccgaaggaaccatacctctaaaacgaattctgatgtcccccaatttgggtcgaactttttagtttcttttctcatgtaaaggccaaaaatggtgatattttgaaatgattgtatgggaaaccccccaggggagttccagggggtgtgccactggcatgggtggatcggccgtccaaagttagtgggggtcggtcatacagttggactcgattggagcactctaaatgggtcaaagtgggatttttcgttcgacccaaattgggggacatcagaattcgttttagaggtatggttccttcggcaaagtttcttattttgatccctagattacgattttcacagagcaatgagcgatttttaaatcgacccgccctaatatatatgtatagttcAACATAAGATCAGTGTGACAGAGGACAGAGGACAGATAAGAAATTTATTAGGTAGAATGTATCTTgctttagaaaacaaaaacaaaaatgtctaCTTTAGTGTTACAAAAACTACGCAATAAAAAGTGTTGAAAACAGGCATTTTGAGTTGTCTTAGCTTGACAATCTTCAATTACGATAAATGCGCACagtgataaaatattttataaaaatttctataataataaatttttttagttgagTTGTTGAGTTGATCGTATAACAGTGAACATATTAAAATACCACATAATAAATTAGCCAATGCACTGAGGCAGTAACTATTTATACTAAGCGGTAGAATTAATTTGTTCCACAtctgtgaataaatatatttttttacctgaatattaattttattatattcgatATATCTCATAAGCTTTTAGTTGcgcatataaatacgtatatatgtgtataggtgtttataaataaaaaatttcgtgaGCAAAtccattaatattttattatttttgaaatacacTCCACAAGTACTTCACCCTAAATCCAGTCTTAAAGTATCAAGCAAGGTTACTAAAACATctattacattaaaattgtgTTTCAAAAATACGATCCACATGCGATCCACATATTTCACCCTAAATCCAATCTTAAAATATCACGCAAGGTTACTCACACatctattatattaaaatagcgTTTACAAAATACGATCCACATACGATCCACATATTttaattcaatgaaaaatgtGTGGAATGCATTCTACAGTTTATATTGCACGGAAACCAGGAAGCCATTTATTTTCTACATTATTGTCTGGCTTTGCGGCGAGAAAGATAAATTTTCACTTGAAATTAAAAGCTTTTTTAAGGTATATATATGCTATATAAAAACTAAACGTAATATTCGACAGTTTTAagtgttattttgtttttatttctggggagttttatttaaatacgtttctattttttaatcgcgatatgcaaattgaaaaaaaaatcgaattgaaatGTGGATGATTATTCACCAAGCTTTTTGTAGGCGAGAAACATTTGTATTCACCTGTCAAACTGTCTACAACAGCTCGACTCAGTTCTATTCTAGCGATGATATTACAATTTTGTGATCTGCCATGTGATAATATTTTGtgttacagcaaaaaatatgttattttcaCCATTGAAAGGCTCTGACCATAAAAAACCTTATAGcgcagtaaatattttttgtcaattaaataataaaaaggagCCAAAAAAGATTTTCTCCAGCAAGAACatttttgagaaacaaaatttgcttatttttgtcttttgttttataagtagtaaatacatatatggaaTTTCTATAAATGAATCTCTCAATCATCTTTCATGTAATTTATTCCGCATCGATTTCAgcgattaaatttgaaaaaaatattaacgacaTTTCTGTAACCCCCGCCCGATCTTAAAGCTaaaataagctttttttagtaccgCTTAATTGTCCAATCAAGCTAATTTATGAAATACTATCAGTAACGAACGACGCGGACGCCGTAGACGAGTGAGTTTGTGTGTGACTTACATTCGCTCAGTCCGGGTTCGGGATGAAACCCAAtgaggaaatggaaaaagagattatagaaacagttttttctaatagcagtcgtgCTTCGGCgagcagtggcaaacctccgagtgtatttccgacAAGAAAAAGCTTTACTTAAAACGTCTTCTGTTTAGTGGCAGCATAAAGCTGTAGACGCCCGTATTTATAGGACAATATGAAGACGACGCAcagcacaaattggaggagaatctcggtcaaacacctaataaATGATGTACGCGcccattatatatatgtatgtatgtgtatatttacaTAGATTAGTACCCTTAACCAATtccgcaaaaaaaaatcatactcACTTCCACAATAAATTGCACAAGCCtggtaaaaaatttgcaaactttCTAACTATCTGTTTAATATTACCAAACTTATAGCCAGATATGTACacacaaatttaacaaatagTCAACTGCAACTGATGTTACATTAACAAGGCCTTTTAAGGCTGTCCAACAGAGCATATTTCAGCTCCTCCtacttttgaagtattttttaccaatatttttgttaactttACTAATcaactataatattttttaagctttcaTAACAAATGTACAACGttactacatatgtacaaatgtatgtgtgcgctCATTTCGTTATCTCTGCTACATCACTGTTATgtagaaaatatgtatataccaacGAATATACGTAACGCATACGCCGTGTTGTACTTGACGTACCAGACGCAGCACCAGCAGGGGAGCCAACGACGAATCATAGGTTGGCACCGAAGTAACAGGTGATATTGAATGTGAAATCGGTGAGACAACACCACGGTTTTAAGCAAGAAATtgtccaaaaattcaatactaatTAGCACAATGAGTCAAGTGAGTGTGAAATGAGAGAAACGCAACCAATAGAAATGTGAAAATATGTGAGCGCCGCACAATATTGAGTAAGAACTAAAAAATGTCACTCAACAAAAATGGCATATTCACACACTAGTGACAGCAATgtttttatatatctttatttttgttttatgacaGATATGTAAATGTGCGACATATCTAAAGATTAGAGATTTATGAGGTCTACTTTTGGGTGCTTGCATTTATGCGACAATATCATTGATTCGGACCGGCTATGTTAACTGATTGCGAATGCATTCGATGAAAATAGTTgaacaattttatgaaaaattactggtaaaaaatgttttgcGCATTTAATTGGGTATAGAAGTTGggaaaatatctaaaatattgtaatatcatAAAATAGCAGTAGTAGTAATTCAATTCAaacgacaataaaaaaaataaataaataattggcgcgtacacttctgttaggtgtctggccgagctcctcctcctatttgtggtgtgcgtcttgatgttgttccacaaatggagaaatAGGTTTGGCTATTTTTCCATGCGATTTGCGTCAAACAATAAAAAGGAAAAGCAATGAAACcacatataaatttatttttcatgccaaTACTGTATTATCCATAGGTTTTTCCATATGTCTAAATAATTGAGGGAATTTACTAGGCTTTTTTGTTGCAGCTGTTTTTAGTCTAAAGTGCACAACAGCAAGTTTACTAAAATGTTACACAATTTTCCCGTTTTTTCGTCTGCAATTCTCAACcagcaaacaaatatttcttAGGACATAACTTAGCATAGCTTAACCCACGCCAAATTGATATCTGAACTGATATCCATCTGCAGTAAGCGCAAGAGCTGATGCTATCTATGGAGAGCTAACACGAATGTTGCCTAATATTGGCGGCCCGCAAGGCAGCAGCAGACGTGCCgtttaaattatgagaattaagtcaAGTTGTCAGTCCGCATTTTTTTCCCTGATCAAATACCGAATCATgtcgttaatcccgattaacgccagCGTCTGTCCAGGCTATTATGTTACACTATTTCGTATATTATAATCTAACTTGCATGGAATATTCTTgcagaaagtaaatatttccgatttgtgattttttttttatactaagaaaatattttgaaaacaaaaataaaactcaaactCGCCACCtgtacacatatatgtaagtatttacttATAGAATTGAAAATTTACTAAGAAGTAAGACacctaaatattttttcactttcaaattcaaaagattccaagaatttttaatgggaaattttgtgaattatgaGCAGCTTTCCCCTAAAAAGTTAGTCACACTCTTTCATTGACAtaaattcaaacaaataaaaaagttaaacaagACTGCCCACTGTCGCCTATTAGCAGCTGAGTGAATGAATGCAATTATTTGTTTGTCATTTTTAAAATGTACCTATACATATacaggtgtgtatgtatgtgtagaaaTCACGCTCAAAAAAGGCGCTAAGTAATGCTTTCAGGCATTTAAGACGAACGACTTAGTAGCCATTACAAAAGAAGTTCAAATAATAACCAACTGTTTATTAGCGAAAAATTTTTATGTGGAATCGAAGTAGACTCAGTTGCTGGCTCAACACAAATTCTGTGGAATAAAGCAAATGATGCCTCGcgattatatttagttttaatgaTATGCGAGTAAGCTGTATGGAAtggccaaatataaaaaatacaacacCAGTCATGTGAAgtctatttacatacatatctcaatatttaaaaacatgcCTACAGCACGTATACGGGCAATCAGTCTCGATTTGTTATATGTAAATGTTAGTAGATCAGGTGTTTACACATTGCCGCAACATTTATCTAGAGTAGTCACGTCATTTGTCAATATATGCCACGCTTATCTGGTGTGGGTCGTAATTCACAATTTGGCatatcattttattgttgtctGAAAAAGTTGTAGCTTTTTCTTTTCCACTTTATTCATCACTCGGTTATTACATACCTTACCTTacacacttgcatacatacatacactctaaaaatgattttttttgctatttttatgttCATATTTTCTTCGCCGTACAGCACACCTAGCGAGTGAACATTGCACTTGGCATTATGACCTGCATTATGTCGATTTGAGTCAAAGATGAGCAAATAaggaaagaaacaaaattttgcaaaaacaagtatgcttatatgtataaaaagtCCACGctgcttttaaatttaatttcaaggtTTAAACTGCAAACGCGAATATGTCACTTGCAAGTTCATAGAAAGCGTTGCATGCACATTTGCTTGCATAGGAAATTTTGCATCGGCTTAAAGCGAAATTGAGTaagcttttaaataaattttcatttcccTGGTCACTCAAACTAGCAGGCAACAAAAGTAAGCGTCATGGAAAGTAAGCGCCaagtaaaagaataaaatactttatttggaaaataagagaaataacaaaaatataaatgaaa
This genomic window contains:
- the LOC129240205 gene encoding sulfate anion transporter 1, whose translation is MLDKPINLKNVRKFAIEHFKRRRDPHGNTARSSAFKVDRGSAERNVFAGFSGGAGTSSATSLISGRFNVTRSPLGETLELSTVIQAAKPTGTRPKQRSKRLRPIPPSITPRASFRHNQYKQRLQYHRYTDVVVDACELKKMAQQNVDNETKPLTQAYLTEKPKIQPKYDVHRDVLSHELVIKQTGYGARDKSIPSGMRRSWSNWSFLSLFAGIVPIVQWLPRYSLRRDTMGDIVAGITVAIMNIPHGMAYGILAGVTPGCGLALAIFPVLVYMVLGTSRHISIGTFAVISMMTLKVVQTYATEDHGKLAPQIVGLNDTAAELAETVRVAEIITPIEVATALAFCTGLLHLIMGFFRLGTLAALLSDPLVNGFTTGAAVHVIVSQLKDVLGVQVPRYKGAFKVVYTVIDLFKSIPKTNIIALAICFCIIIFMTICNEFLKPCLRKRCRLPFPGELISVIGGTLVSRLLDVHGNYAVTLVGDIPKGLPMPELPRMDLIPMVAVDSIAIAIVSFSVVMSMGITFAKKHSYEVRANQELFALGMANCISSCFSCYPLACSLSRSVIQEQTGGVTQLASLVSAILIIMTLLWLGPFFSTLPRCVLAGVIIVALKPMFMQAKELKKYSKQGKLELLTWIATFVSVVLIDIDYGLLIGIFISLLALYIKGLKPYCCLLGIIPEAAAVYVDLNHHRNAVEVPETKIFRYVGSLNFASNMYFRHSLYNVIGLDTKKLQRSKKVVKANGATTENGQAGQLNDFRFLVLDFSMLGHVDVAGCKAITDMMKELKVLGVRIFVSSPSDRVYDTLVHSMALGEGPFEIFPTLHDAVEYANACRVA